The genomic region GGGGTCTGGAGCGGAGAGGGGGTGTCCCGAAGTGGTTCTGCGCTCCCTGAGCGGGGtcggggctgggctggagggctCGGGAGTCCCTAAGGGAAGGTCTGGGGGTCCCTGAGCGGTGTCTGGTCCCACTAGGAAGGTcgatattatttttttttttttccatttcgCTGAGTTTGGAGGGTGAGGAATATTCCCCTTCATGAATTATTCATGACCACACCCCAGCTCCGCGAGGCTCATTTGCATATTCATGCGGCAGCTGCTACATTATTCATGAGCGGTTTGCTCGGGTTTGGGGATGGAGCCGGAGGAAAATGAGGCGGAAAAGGAGAGGTTTGAGTCCTGAAAGCACGGGCGAAATGAAGGGAGACTCCCACcccaaaaatgggaattttagaCTTCCAAGGGACGTTTTACGACCTAAGGGGTCGTAAATGATGATATAGAGACATATGGATTATTTATGTACAGCTTTATATATGTGATACtcattatatatattttatgtactATATAGTCTCTTCTTTTATCAGcatttgttgattttttaatatgttataCTATTAGGCTATATATtgtgtatttataaaaaaatttactGCCATATATtcatattatattatatatcaTAACATATTTATAGATTTATGCATAATTATATGATTTTTGTACGAATATATCCTTATATTAattaatatgttttatttattagtcCTTATTAATATTCCTTCCGATATATTATAGATTACActactgcatttaaaaatatttatttactattttgatATATTATTGTAGTATGTATCATATACCTCTATGAGTTTTATAggtattttagaaatactttataaatatttattttaactgtattttatatttcattctCATGCATTAATGCGCAAATACAGAACGCTGTGATTTTATTACCAGTTTTCTAGTATTCTCTACATTTGAGATTAAATTTTACACAATATTTCCGAGCCCCGCTCGGTGGCCGGcccccttcccctgcagccccccgcTGTGACCCCGCCCCCATtggccccgccccctccgcTCCCCGTTACCCGCGGCCCCTTTAAGagcgcgcggccccgcccccgagCGCGATGACGTCACAACGCCCGCTTCCTGCCCCGCTTCCTGCCCCGTCCCTCACCCTCCCCCACGGGCCGCCCCCgcctcctcctcgtcctcctcctccccccgccgtgcccgcgggagccgccgccgccatgaACGGCAAAGGCAAGGCCGGGGCGGGGCCCCTCGGGCCCTTTGACCGGAGCCCCCGGGCCCTGCCGGGAGCGCGGCCCGGGCCGCGGCGCCTTTAAGGGCGTCTGAGGGCACGGGCTGGGCGGGGCctggggcggggccggggcggggccggggtTGCCATGGAGAAGCGTGCTCAGCCTCGCTTTGGCCCAGGgggcggggctgggggacaTTCCATGGGAGGGGGGGTCTGAGGCTTTGGGGACATTCCATGGGAGGGGCGGGGGGGTCTGAAGCTTTGGGGACATTCCATGGGAGGGGCGGGGGGGTCTGAAGCTTTGGGGACATTCCAtgggaggggcggggggggggtCTGAGGCTTTGGGGACATTCCATGGGAGGGGCCGGGGGGGGTCTGAGGCTTTGGGGACATTCCAtgggaggggcgggggggggtCTGAGGCTTTGGGGGCGATTCCATGGGAGGGGCGGGGGGGATCTGAGGCTTTGGGGACATTCCAtgggaggggcggggggggcTGAGGCTTGGGGGGCGGTACCATGGGAGGGGCCGGGGGGGGGTCTGAGGCCAGGCCGGGCGCAGGGGGTGGCAGCGCTTTGGGGACACTGAGGCCGGGCCGATGCCATATGGGGTGGGGGGCAGGGCGGGGCAGTGATCCCGGGTGAACGGGCCGGGGGTTGATCCCTCCGGGGGGCTCAGGGCACGGGGCGatttccagctccatcccagacTCCTCGCTCCCGGCTCTCCTGACCCCTTTGTGTCCCGCAGGGCCGTTCCCAGGCCAGCCCTCGTTCCCGGGCCCGGCGCCCCCCGGGTACCCCCAGACCCTGCCCGTGCCGCAGCCGCCCCCATACCTCGACCCTGCAGCTGCGTACCCCGAGGTAGGTGGAACACCTCTGCAGAGGGGCTTTTACCCGGGACCCCTCGTGTCCATAGCCCTGGGGGAACCCTGGAGCTCACCTTGGACAGGGACCACTTCTTCCCATCTCCCAAGTGACCCAAACCCCCCATTGAAGCCCGGGGTGAAATCCGGGTGATTCCCTGCTCCCGCAGGCAGGTGAGAGCCCCCTGGGTGCTGGCTGCACACCTGGATTTGGGATAACGCCTGTCTGACCGTGCTGACTCGGTGTTTTTCCAGCTCTACCGTCTGAGCTTCGTccccctgggtgctgctggcatccccccggtgtccccagcgTACCCAGGTGCGTCCCTGTACCTGCCCCtggccccgccgctgcccgtGGGGGCTCTGGGCTCCCCCGTGGCCTATTTCCCGCTGGGACAGGTGTATCCACCGGGatccacagtgctgctggaagggggGTTTGACCCcgcagccaggctggggacagctggcacCACCAGCATCCCGGTGAGTGCAGGTGGGCTTGGGGATTGCTGGGGAGGTTTGGGACAGGGGGCACAGGTGGGTCTGTGGGGTTGGGTGGGAAGGTTTGGGACAGGGGGCACCGGCAGCATCCCGGGGAGTGCAGGTGGATGCACAGAATCGGGGGATTTGGGTGGGGAGGGACCAGAAGATCACCTGGCCCTGGCCCAAGTGGgtcccagccccatcccacctgaTCCCAGGTGGGCTCAGGGGTTGCAGGTGGCTCTGGctcacagcctggctggtgCTGCCCAAATCTGGGCTGGGGGGAGCAGGGCAAGGGGGCCCTTGGCCACCTGAACGTCGCCTGTTCCCACAGCTGGGCCTGGCACTTCCCGTGAGCTGGGGGAGGGTCCTGCTCACCTGGTCCGTGCTTCCCCAGACTCCTTTGGCTCCCCTTCCCTGGAACCTGAGAGGTTCCTGCTCCCCTGGAATTGCCACCTGCAGCTCGCTGACAGGTGGAGAGTGTGTCCCACAGGTGTTGGCACAGGTGACAGGTGTCCCCCACCTGGCCCAGGTGCCACAGGCCTCAGATATGGGTCAGGGCTGAGGACCCAACGTGTCCCACCCCCGGGTGCTGTCCCTCAGCAGGGGGTGGGGACAttgctgtgtccccacagcccacGGGGGCTTTGTGCCTGCCCCAGGTGTGACACTGACCTCGGTGTCATGACCTTGTCCCCCACTCCTGTCACGGCACTGACATCGGCTGGCCCGTCCTGTCGTGACAGTGACCTCGGCTGTCCCCTTGTCGTGACAGTGACCCGTCCTTCCCTTTGTGTCTTGCAGCCGCCGCCCACCGGGTGCCCCCCGGGTGCCCCCCCGGTGCCCGTCCCGCCCGGAGCCACCGTCCTGCTGCCCCCGCGCAAGGGGGGCTTCCTGgggggggccgggggcggctTCAGCCTCTGGTGAGGGGGGCCCGGGTTTGGGGGACCCCCCCGCCCGTCAGCGCCTCCCCCCAGGTACCTGCACTGCGCCTGGGGACCCCCAAAGGCCGGGGAGGGACCCCCACTTCCCGCAGGTGACACCAATGGGTGACAGGGGAGGGGTTTGGTCAATTAGGGGGTCCCGGGGGGGTGGGGGTCATTCATAAATAGGggtgagctcagccctgcctctTCCTCATTTATATTCAGCTCTAATTGATTATGGCCTAATTATGCTCTGGGGAAGGGTTTCCCCTTCCACTGCCTTTATCCCTCTGCTGGACCCATCCggattttccttccttttaggAAAGGTGGATTTTGGGTAGAAAACAGGCAAAATCTCCTCCCCAGAGATGAAAAATTCCCTTCCCAGAGGCAAAACTCTCCTTCCCAGAAGTGGGAAGGACACCTGAGCCCTTCCCGGCCTTACTCCAGAGGTGCCCCCTCACCCTCTCCCACCTTTCTCCCCCAGAAATGTCTGTCCTGGGATTGTTTTAACCCACTCCGAGTACTCTTGGATTGTTTGCACTTCAGCTCTAATCAAAGCCATGACCGGTGCCAGGGCCGTGCTGCAGCTCCCGTGGGATCCTCCCATTCCAGCTAGAACCAGGTTTAACCGATGCTTAACTAGCAAACGCTTGATTTTAACTCAGACCTGGTGGTTTTTGCACCCAAATTCCTTAAATCCGAGAGGCTGGTTTCCATCTGTCCCGGCTGTGGGGGACTGTCAGGGAACACACAGATCCCTTGGGCTCTTCAGCAGCGGAGGGTTTGGGGGCGTTATCAATGGGTTTATCAATGGGTTTATCAATGAGTTGTTTATCGGTAGGTTTGTGAATGAGTTTTATGAACGGGATGTTTGTGGGCGGATTTTTATGGACTGAGGAGCTCATAAATGGGTTGTGAATGGGTTTATCGAAGTGTTTATCAGTGAGTCACGCCTGCGATGATAACCAAACCTCCACAAGCTTGGGAGGAACGTTTCAGGGATCCTCAATCGggtgttattttttctttttggctgtTATTCGATGAAGAAAGAGCTCAGATTCGACTCCATTTTATCTTAATATTTCACTTTAATCTGAATCCgtgtcctctgtgtgtgtgtgaccgTCCCTGACTGTTCCTGAGCTCGGCTCTCGGActctctgtgctgcactgaACATGTGGAGTTTTTATactaaaacccaaaaaataaaaataaagattattttgaaaatttcagtgAAGTAACAAATTTCTGTTGGGCCTCTGAGAACCCCTTTGGCTGCTGCCAACCGGGGCTTTTctcacttctttcctttttcctgctgagtTGGGGACTTCCTCTTTTgggacttttattttttggggggtaatTAGGGTTTTTCCTGCCCTCGGGCACCCACACATTCCTTCCATGGTTTGCTTCATAaattaaggaaacaaaaccaactaaatcaaacaaaatcaGTCTGTGAATCCTCAGCTTTGGGCAGAACCCCAGCTCCGGGGGGTTCAGGTAGATCACAAGCTCCAGGATAGTCAGGCAGATCCTTGCTCCAGGATATTTAGGCAAAACCTCAACCCCAGGGAATTTAGGCAGGTTTCCAATTTAGGTGGGTCCCCAAATCCAGGGAATTTACTCCAGGGAATTTAGGCAGCTTCCCAGTTTAGGAAGATCCTCCACCTCCAAGAAATTTCGGCAGATCCTCAACTCCGGAATATTCAGGTGgacccccagctccagggaattCGGGCAGATCCCCGATGGCAGGGAATTCAGGTAGCATCCCAACTCCTGAAAATTTATGTAGACGCCCAACTCCAGAGAACTTCGGGACCTGTGTGGATCCCAGGGTTTTATCCTTAGATAAAAtattcctccttctccttggAGGGCGCCTCCTCCCGCGGGGCCGTGTCCGGCTCCGGCTGCTCGTAGGTGCGGTAGGAGCCCTGGTTGCGGTACAGGTAAATCCCGATCACCACCAGCACGGTGAGCAGGGTGAGGAACACCAGGGCGATCACCACTGCGGGGGGAAGCAGAGCGGAGCGGGGCTCAGCCCGGGGCACAGAACGGAGCGGGGCTCGGCCCggagcggcggccccggccccggggaggAACAGGAGCCGCGGCCTCACTCACCTGCGATGACCGCGGTGTCAACGTCCTCATGGCCCGGGGGCGTGGGAGCCTTCCTCAGGTACGGGGTCGTCAGGTCTTCCTCGggacaggagagagagggaggtgAGGGGGAGCCGGAGCCGGGCGGAGAAGGTGGGAAAAGCCCCGAAAAGCGGCTCCAGGCGCTCACCTGAGCTCAGGTGGGGCTGATCTCCCTCCATCGCATCGGCTCCTTTCTCGTGGATGTTTGGGGTCCTTCAGAGCTGCCAAAAATAGCGATAAGAGCGGTAAATTCCCACTCAGTGCCCcatcagctgtgctcaggtAGGGTGAGATCTCTCCTTCCAGCGGCTCCTTCCAGGTGAGGCTCCGGGTTCCTTCGGAACTGCCAAAAATAGGGATAAAAATAGTGATTTCCTACAAATCGCCCCGAAAGGCTCCGCGCGAGGGGGGTGCTGCAGCACCAATTACGCGCTGGTattgctggagctgggaagaaCCAGCCGCTGACTGGATATACTCCCAAATCTTGTGAGCTTCCAAGTCTTTAAAAGTCCTTGAAAATGCCCTAAATCCGTTGGCGGAGGTCGATGCCGCGGAATTGCCCGACCCACCTTGGGCTGTGTCCCCCAAAGTGTCCCGGCGGTGGCTCCGGCGCTCGGGGATTCCGTGACTCAGCGCGGCCGGGAGCGGATCAAATCTCAttcgtttggggttttttaaaaaaagaggaaatcgagcggcggcagcggggcaGGAGCGAGGAGTGGCTCCGGCGGGCCGGGAGCCGGGAATTGGGGCCGGGgaaggtgggatttggggttggggGAGAGCCGGGAATTTGGGCTGGGGGACCCCGAGAATAGGGGCCGGGGAGGGCCCAGGAATTCGGGGAGTGAACGTTCCCTTCCCcgcagcaggacagggagggcaCCCCGAGCAGGCGATGCCCGCGTTGGGTTCGGGCTCGGGCTGGCAGCAGTCACCGGCTCATTAAACTCAGTTTTACCTAAAATTAGCCCTGCTTTAAACCTGTTTTGAATTTAAACCCAGCTTTGCTTTAAATCTGGTTTTGCTGTAAGACCAGTTCTGCTTTAAAACTACTCCGGCATTAAaccttgctttgttttaatcCAGTTTCACTTTagactttgttttgctttaaaccCAGCTTTGCATTAAACTCAATGTTATTTCCAGCACAATTTTGCTTTAATCTTGGTTTACTTTAATCCAGTTTTATGTTAAACCTAGCTTTTCTTTAAGCTTGGTTTTGCTCTAAACTCATTTTGCTTTAAACCCAGCTTCACTTTAAGCTTTTCATTAAACTCAGCTTTGAATTAAACCTGATTTTACCTTTAAACCCAGTTTGATTTAGACATGATTTTGCTTTAAACACAGTTTTGCATTAAATCCGGAGTTGCTTTAATCCCAGCTTTGTTTTAAACCCAGGTTTTCTTCAAACCCAACTTTGAATTAAACCAAGTTTTACTTtaaacagtttcattttaaatctggttttgctttaagCCAACCCTTCACTAAGGCCAGCTTTGCTGTGAAGCtcccccagcagagctctccGGGCTCTGGGCCTTTCCCAAAGCCAACCACGACCTTcccatggagcagctgctgctcccgggTGGCTTTGGAGCAAAAACTGGGTCTTATTTCCCCCAAAGAGACTGAGGTTTAAAAGAAGAAGAGCAAAAGATGCTGCTGGGTGGGACGAGAGCTGGTCTGAGCCTTAGGGAGGGTTTCTTGGGAAgtctggcactgccagggggaAAGATGTACCAGTACCCAAAAAATTGAATCCTAGGACCCACAGCACCTGAAAAACGGAATCCTGGGACTCACCAAAGGTTTAAAGtgagtttttttctgagggaaagGTTTGCTTTCCACCAAACCACGCGTGTTAATGGAAGTGGAGCTCCTCGTGCtctgtcctggggcagggatgcTCCTCCCTGCGCATCCCCCTCACTGCTCCCGCCGTGGGACCGTGGGAAGGACCCGGTGATCCCAGCGCGGAAAACCACGGTATTTTTGGCAGTGCCAGGCCGGATCCAGCCCAGAAGAggggggctggcagtgggagTGAATCATTCCCGGCACGCTGCATCCCGATGgatttccatgtgtttttaaagcaggGTTGTGAAAAACCTTCATCTTCCTCATTCCTGCGCTCGGGCTGAGCGGCTCCAGAGCCgttcccaagggaaactccaCCCCACCTCACTGCTCCCGTCCCAAAAACTCCTTCGAGGAGCGCTGGGGATGCAGCCACCCCATTGCCGTGCCCATTCCCGGTGCCTGGAGGACCAAACCCTCCCCACAGGGATTTTTAGCAGTGCCTTCGCAGTCCCCCCAGTCCCATCCCActtccattcccattcccggCGGATGGAGGATGGGATCACCAAACCATCCCCACAGGCTTTTGGGGGTGCtcagcagccccttccccgccccccctttcccctccccGCCTATGGAGGGCGGGATCCGCTGCTCACCCTGGTGTCTGCTCCGTCACCTTGGGATGAGCCCCTGGGATCAGCGCTTTGCTTTCCCCTGTTTCCCCCTCAGCTTTCCTGCCGGATTTCCTGCTTTCAGCCTCTCCCTGTGGCAGGATCCGGCCCTTTCCCTCGCCTTCCACCCCAAATCCAGCTGGAAAACGCCCGGCCGAGCCCCGACAGCCCGGCTTCACCCCAGACCGGCTGCACGCCTCGCTTCAGGCCTCCGGTgcctccctgtgcctggggcaGGACCCCTGGAGCCCCGCAGGGAGTGGGAATTCCGGGGGGACATCCCGGGGTCCAGGGCCCGCTCCTGCAGCTCTTACCTGCCGGCACCATGTGCGGCTCCAGGTGAAGGCGGTGCCCAGGTGAAGGCGTTGTCCTTTTTCTACCTCACCTTTCCAGTTCGGCCGGAATGAGGAACCACCCTGAGGATTCCTCCCCCGTTAACCCCTCGCTGGCTGCGGGGCCGAGCCATCGCCCCGGAGATCGGGAGTGGGGTTTTGTGCGGGAATGGCGGAATTCTGGATCACGGGAGCAGAAAATCAGAgtgtttgggggattttttggcGTGACAACGCATTTTCCAGGAACTGGTGGAACGGGCTCGACGCCTTTTCCCCGAGTCACGCGTGTTGGAGGGGGAGGGAGTGACAACCCCCAACCTCCCCTCCACTCCTCAGCCCCCCCAAATCCACCGGTGAGGATCCCCCCCGGACCCCTCCGTCATTCCAGATACGGGACTTcgccacatttttttccatctttatttCGGACGGGTTGAGGGGCTGGGAAATGCATTCTGGGGAATGAATTTGGGGAAGACGCCGCGTTTCCTGTGGGATCACAGGATGCTGAAGGACTCGGGGGAATCCTGGGGGGGCTCGGCAGCACCTGAGGGGTCCCGGCTTGTGTCCTGGCTCGTGTCCTGCTCCGGTGTCCCGGAAGGGCCCTGGGAGAGACACGGGGGTGACACCGGCACCTCGTGATCCCGTTAAACCCCATCCCAAAGGGGCCGAGCCCCACGCCCCCTGCAGCCGCCTGGGTTGGGGGTCCAGGGGGGGACCGGCTGATCCCGGGTCCAGCCCCACCTGCCCCAGGAGGTGTCCCACGGGCTGGGTTTGTCCCCCTCGTGTCCCCACATCCCGCC from Sylvia atricapilla isolate bSylAtr1 chromosome 29, bSylAtr1.pri, whole genome shotgun sequence harbors:
- the DAZAP2 gene encoding DAZ-associated protein 2, producing the protein MNGKGPFPGQPSFPGPAPPGYPQTLPVPQPPPYLDPAAAYPELYRLSFVPLGAAGIPPVSPAYPGASLYLPLAPPLPVGALGSPVAYFPLGQVYPPGSTVLLEGGFDPAARLGTAGTTSIPPPPTGCPPGAPPVPVPPGATVLLPPRKGGFLGGAGGGFSLW
- the LOC136372827 gene encoding small cell adhesion glycoprotein-like, with product MEGDQPHLSSDLTTPYLRKAPTPPGHEDVDTAVIAVVIALVFLTLLTVLVVIGIYLYRNQGSYRTYEQPEPDTAPREEAPSKEKEEYFI